A region of Solanum dulcamara chromosome 7, daSolDulc1.2, whole genome shotgun sequence DNA encodes the following proteins:
- the LOC129894417 gene encoding ammonium transporter 1 member 3 has translation MDSSWEASVTDSINAIYLLFSAYLVFVMQLGFAMLCAGSVRAKNAMNIMLTNVVDAVVGSLSYYLFGFAFAFGDSNNPFIGTSYFALKDIPSTSYDYSFFLYQWAFAIAVAGITSGSIAERTQFTAYLCFSFFLTGFVYPVVAHWLWSSNGWLSPSSSYLLFGSGAIDFAGSGVVHLVGGIAGFWGSIVEGPRVGRFDAFGNPVKMRGHNATLVVLGTLLLWFGWFGFNPGSFDKILVPYPHMVDQGNWTSVGRTAVTTTLAGSTAGIVTLFGRRLLVGHWDAMDVCNGVLGGFVAITSGCSVVEPWAAIVCGFFAAWVLIGLNILALKFKFDDPLEAAQLHGGCGAWGLIFTGLFAKEGFVLQAYNSGKTQTIRPSGLILGGGWGLFGAQMVELLSIVVWVSLTMGPLFYLLQKLGILRISSDEEVAGLDISSHGGYAYDASQEESGPRFYGEYLRMQQQS, from the coding sequence ATGGATTCTTCATGGGAAGCTAGTGTAACTGATTCTATAAATGCAATATACCTTTTATTCTCTGCTTACTTAGTGTTTGTAATGCAATTGGGTTTTGCCATGCTCTGTGCTGGTTCTGTTAGGGCCAAAAATGCCATGAATATTATGCTTACAAATGTTGTCGATGCTGTTGTTGGTAGCCTTTCTTACTATCTTTTCGGTTTTGCTTTTGCCTTTGGTGATTCCAATAATCCATTTATAGGTACAAGTTATTTTGCTCTTAAAGACATTCCTTCTACCTCTTATGATTACAGTTTCTTTCTTTATCAATGGGCTTTTGCTATTGCTGTTGCTGGAATCACTAGTGGATCTATTGCTGAACGTACCCAATTTACTGCTTATCTTTGCTTCTCTTTTTTCCTTACTGGATTTGTTTATCCTGTTGTTGCTCATTGGCTTTGGTCTTCTAATGGTTGGTTAAGTCCGAGTTCGAGTTATTTGCTTTTTGGTTCTGGTGCAATTGACTTTGCTGGCAGTGGTGTTGTACATTTGGTTGGTGGGATTGCGGGTTTTTGGGGTTCGATTGTAGAAGGACCAAGAGTTGGACGGTTTGATGCGTTTGGTAACCCTGTCAAAATGAGAGGCCATAATGCTACTCTAGTAGTTCTAGGAACAttgttgttgtggtttggatggtttgGGTTTAATCCTGGATCGTTTGACAAAATTCTTGTTCCGTATCCGCATATGGTAGATCAAGGTAACTGGACCTCTGTGGGACGGACAGCAGTCACGACTACCCTGGCTGGTTCCACAGCGGGGATTGTTACTTTGTTCGGACGAAGGTTACTGGTGGGACATTGGGATGCAATGGATGTTTGTAATGGAGTTCTTGGTGGGTTTGTTGCAATCACCTCAGGTTGTTCAGTGGTAGAACCATGGGCTGCAATTGTGTGTGGGTTTTTTGCAGCTTGGGTTCTGATTGGATTAAATATTTTGGCGCTTAAATTCAAATTCGATGATCCGTTAGAAGCAGCACAATTGCATGGAGGGTGTGGAGCATGGGGTTTGATTTTTACAGGGTTGTTTGCTAAAGAAGGATTTGTATTACAAGCTTATAATTCAGGTAAAACACAAACTATACGACCTTCCGGGCTAATTTTAGGAGGTGGATGGGGTTTGTTTGGGGCACAAATGGTTGAACTTTTGAGTATTGTGGTTTGGGTAAGTTTGACAATGGGGCCTTTGTTCTATCTACTTCAGAAACTTGGAATTTTGAGGATATCATCAGATGAGGAGGTTGCTGGTCTTGATATCTCCAGTCACGGAGGTTATGCCTACGATGCTAGTCAAGAAGAAAGTGGTCCTCGCTTCTATGGCGAGTATTTAAGGATGCAACAACAATCGTAA